The Bacillus sp. B-jedd sequence TATTGGACGGTCAGCTCCTGTCCTTTCAATTCATTGGCTTTATCTTCAAGGCCCAGTGCCTGCACGAGGGAATAAGCAAGCTGGGCGCGGGTCACTTTTTCATCCGGAGAAAACTTTCCGGCAGCGGAGGGAAGCATGACCCCCTTTTGGTTCTGCGTGACATTTTTCAGGGCGGCACCCTTGCCAAGAACCGCTTCGACGTACAGTCGGTCAGCTGCTTTGACGTCGGAGACACTTGATGTTCCATTTAAAGGAAGCTGCTGGCGCACCCCCGCTCCCATGACAAGATAGTTTGCCAGCTCGGAACGCTTCAAAGCTGCATCCGGATCAAAGTTCTTTGTACTTTTACCGTCAATTAGCCTGTCGCTGACAGCAAGCTTAATGGCAGATTCAGCGGGGTGGCCGGTAATGTCATTCAAGCCGCTGAAGCTTCCCGCTGTTTTCGTCACGAGCTCGACATCCACTTTTTCCGGAAGGGCAAGCAGTCCCTGGAGCCCTTCGATACTTGCCTTCCAAGTTCCAGGTACCGGGTTCATAACCTGGACAGTACGGTCAGGATATAAAGTGAACAATACCGATATTCCTGATGTGTAACGAGTCCCATCAGGCGCCGTAAGCACGAGGTTGACCGGGTTGCCCGTTTGGCCAAGAAGGCCGTAAGCATTCATACGGGCGACGAGTTCGGTCTGCCCTGAACCAACAGCGAACGAAACTTCATTTTTAAGATTCATAGGACTGAAATCGATGGTTGCCTTATTGGAGTTCACTGTCATTTGCGCATTGGAATTGAATGCCCGGTTCATATTCAATACAGAACCATATTCCGTGCCATTTAACGCCGCATCAACAGCCGCATAAGCATTGACGTAGCCTGAGCCAACCTCCCAAGGCTCGTAGCCTGGCATATTGGTCGCAGTCTGCTCAATAATTTTCTTTACTTCAAGCGGCGATAACGACGGATTGGCATCCAGTACCAGTGCAACGATTCCCGCGACATGCGGTGCCGCCATCGACGTGCCGCTCATTGTTGTATAGTATGGCAGATAAGCTGGCGGGATGAGGTTGACATCATCAGTTGCCCCAAGTGCGGCAATTGGAGAAATGACGCGGGTGGAAATAATCGTTTCACCCGGCGATGTCACCGTAGGGCGGTCCTCCCATTTCCATGTCTCGGATCCCACTGTGACCGTACCGCCTTTTCCTTTTACACCGCGCGATGAAAAGTCGGCAAGCTGGCCCTGCTTTGTCCCGGCTGCGATTGTAATGACCCATGGGGCCTTTTTATAGTTCCCGGATATAGTGGAATCGCCAGGCCCCGAGTTCCCTGCTGAAAAGACAGTAACAATGCCACGGTCATAAAGCTTTTTCGTGGCGATATTGATTGGGTCGAATGGGTCAAAATCAGTTCCCGCATCGCCCGTATCTCCCCATGAGTTTGTAATGACACGAATATTGTATTCGGCCTGATGGGTAAGCGCATAGTCGAAACCGCCGAGCGTATCGAGCATCGCGACCGCTGCTCCTGATCCGTAGCCAATCAGCTTCGCGCCAGGGGCGACACCTTCGTAATCCCCTTTTGACATCGCTCCGGTTCCGCCAACGATTCCGGCTACATGCGTTCCATGCCCGGAACTCGTGTCAGTATTAGGGACATTTTCAACCCACGTCACTGGCAAAAGCTCACTCAAAGCATTCAGGTTTGTCGCTCCGAGTACATTTTGGACAAGGTGGCCGCCGAATTCGATATCTTTATGAGTTCCATCAACACCGCTGTCATTAATGACAACGCCAATTCCGCTCCCGTCGACAGGCATCCCCCCATTTAACTTTGTAAAGGAAGGTTCGGTTCTGAGGCGATCCACTCCTGTCAGTTCGGTTGCTTCTTTATTTTCATATTTGAGCTTTTTATTCGGATAAATCGATAGCACATTTTCATTCTGGGCAAGCTTTTCAATCTGTGCTTTTGTGGCCAATACTCCGGCAATCGGCAGCTCGTTCAGGACAACCCCTTTTACCAGTCCCGATTCTTTCAAAACGGATAGTATTTTAGGCTGGCCGCCGGCATTTTCTTTAAAGGTGACTATGACTTGCTGGGGCTCGGTGGCAGAGGCCAGTTTTGCCAGCATCCCCGGCTCTATTACAGCGGTTCCGGCCGCGCTGGCCCGCTCTGGACCTGCAAGCTGGACGGATTGGATAAATATACTGAAAATCATAAGTAAGGACAGGAAAATAGAAGCCTTTTTCATTTGCATACCCTCCCAGTTCTGAATATTCTAACTTTACCCCATTATCACATTGTTTAAGTGATAGTCCTATTCTCCACAGGCTGTATTTCTGGCCGCAAAAGTACTAATTTTTATACGCCTAAAGTAGTATTTCTTCTTTTATGCAAAATTGTTCTGTTTTTGAAAGGTGAATGCATGAAAAAACCAGGCTTACGGTATAAGCCTGGCTGGTTCTGCTATTCATGCTTACGGCAAGGGGACGAGCTGGTTTTGGACGGCATAAATGACGACTTGGGAACGGCTTTTTACATCGAGCTTTTTGAATATTTTGCTGACGTGGATTTTCACTGTTTTGTCACTGATGAAAAGTTCCTGGGCGATTTCCTTATTATTCATCCCCTGGACAAGACAGAGAAGCACTTCTCTTTCCCGTTCAGTCAGTAACTCATCTTTTTTCTCCTTTGGCGGCTCGGGAGCCTGCTGGTTGAAATTGAGAAACTTTTTCGTCATGGAAGGAGCGATGACAGACTGTCCCCGGGCTACGGACCGGATTGCTTCGATGACATGCTCGGAAGGAGCGTCCTTCAGCAAATAGCCGTCAGCCCCTTCACGGATCGCTGACATAAAATATTCATCATGGTCGAACATCGTCAGCATGAGAATTTTGATTGACGGAAAATCCTTTTTTAAAATCCCGGTCACTTCAATTCCATTTTTATCAGGAATATTGATATCCATCAAAATGACATCCGGCATAAGTTCGGGGACTTTGGCCAGTGCATCACTGCCGGAAACCGCCTCCCCGACAACCTTGATGTCCGATTCGAGGTCGAGGATATTCTTCAACCCGTCACGGAGCACCGCATGGTCATCGACCAGCATCAGCTTGATCATTCACTTCTCCTCCTTCTATTCCCATTCTTGGAACGGTTAACGTAATTTCCGTGCCGTTCCCTTCCTTGCTGTCAATTTGAAGGGATGCTTTTATTTTTTCAGCCGCTTCATTCATATGCAAAATGCCGAAATGCGGTTCGTTTCTTGCTTTGATCATCGCCTGGAACAAAGAAAAGCCAATCCCGTTATCTTTTATTTTCAAAAAGACGTTTTCCCGCTGGAAACTGAGCATGATTTCGATTTTTACCGCTTTGGCATGCTTCAGGGCATTTTGTACGCTCTCCTGGAATATGTCGAAAATAACCTTTTCGGTCATGGAGCTTAACTCAAATTCGGCGCCTCTTCTTTCCAACACGATTTCCACCTCATGTTCCTTCCTGACAGCTTCAATCCTTGACTGAATGGCCGTCAGCAGCCCTACCCTTTCTGTCGGATAAGGGCGGAGCGCATAAATGGATTCCCGCACCTCCCGCAGGCTTTTTCGGAGTTTATCCGTACTTTCATGGACAAGCTTGAGCGAATCGTCGGGTGCCTTTAAAAATTTCCGTTCTGCCGTTTCCAGATTCAAGACCGCCCCGGCAAGTGTTTGCGCCACTCCATCATGGATGTCCCGCGCGATTCTGTTCCTTTCCTCCAAAATAAGCCGTTTTTCCTCCTCGGAAAAAAGCCACTTTGTTTTCAACAGGACAGCGAGCTGATTTGCAAGTGTAACAGCGGACTGGATATCGTCTTCTGTAAAACTTTTTGTCCTGCTCCGGCCAAAAACAAACAACCCTAATAGTTCATCCTCAAGCATGAGCGGCGCATACATTTTCGTTCTGATCTCACTGAGGAAAAAGCCCGTAGCTGGCCCCGCCTGTTTTCTGGAGTTATGATAAATCACCATATGGCGGACCGATTCGAGGGCCGCTGCCTGGGTATTATCGAGTTCCGTTTCTTCATTCACAAGCCCGGCTGAATAACGTCTTTCCCATTTACCATTCTGCTTCGTCCAAAGGATGCAAGCATCCACATCGATAAATTCCGGGAGGTTTTTTCCAAGGAATCCAAGCCAGTCCTCTGAGGCAATTTTCTTATTCAATTCAGAGGAAATCCGGAACAGCGCTTTCAGCTTGGCCTTTTCCTTCCTTAGCCTGACAATGATGGAACTCAGCAGCGCGAAGCCGACGAGAGGAGCAAAAAAGAAAAAGAAAGTAATGACATCGATTTCTCCCCTGTTCTGGTTGCCAAGAACGACAAACAGGACAAGGTACACATAAGAAACGAGCAAGCTGTTACCTTCCTGAAGTGTTTTTTGCCTCCACATCATGATTGTATAAGGCTGAGGACGGACCACGAGGATCAAGTCCACCAGCAAATTATTAATAAAGTAAAAAACAATGATTGCCGCGGTAATATGGAGAAGCCCGCCAACCACAGCGGACTGGGAATCCAGGATAGTAAGATCCATCATCTTCCCGGACAGCCAAACCGCACCGTAAAAGCTGATGACAAGCTGGGCCGGATTAAAAAAAATGATCCTGACCGGCCTTCTTCTTACAACATTGACACCAAATACTGCAAACGCATAAGACCAGACGGCGTATTCCACACCATGCATGACAAAGATGGCATACACTAAAGGGAAAGAAATGGTTGTGAAGCCCCGCCAGACCGGCATTGGATAAAATTCGATGACGCAAAGGAAAATGACCAGAAGAATCAGGATCAAAGGCTCATTTGGCGGCTCCATACCAAAAAGGGCATAAAGAAGAAGCAGGCCACCGGCAAGCGATATAGCCATCATCAAGTATCTTGCCACCATTTCCTTCCGATTCAACCACCCCTTAGCAGCCATGAATCCCCTTCCTCCCAACGAATCGATTCTAAATTTTCAGTTAATTATACTTTAAGTTATTTCCCCGCCCCGCACAATAAAAAGGTTTTAAGATTTTATATTCACATTTGCTGGATGAACGGGTGTACACACAATGGGATTAATCAAAAAACATTGGCTTTTTAAAGTTTAATGCTGATTTTAAAAGAGTTGATAGGAACGGAGGGGACTGACTCCTCGAAAACGCTCCGCGTTTCCTTCGTGCGTGGGCAACTTCAAAGAAGCTAATTCAATGTCCTGCGGGATGTAGCGGCAAGTGGAGACCCCACAGGCGCAGAAAGCGCCGAGGAGGCTCCAAAAAGAATGCTCCTGCGCCACAGACTATTCGAGGAAGCGAACCTTCAGCTCGTCGCAAAGCTGCACGAAGCCAATTCATGGATGTTTCTCATGAAGTTGGATATCAAGTAGATGCTTCGCCCCGAGGAAAGCATGTCCCCGGAGTGGAAATCAACAGCCAATGATAATAGAACCAAAACACAAAAAAACCCAGACCGGCCAAATGTCATTCCACTGTCCGATGCTGGGACAAACCCCACTTGGTTTGTTTACATTTATTATCCCATCCCATCCCCACTTTTTCTATTCAGCAAAAGCAATATTTTATCTACTACTAAAGTAGTAATAGCGAAAACTATTTTCACTTGTCACAATTTAGTAGGAAATTATGTCACTCTTTTGTCAATGGTTGGGAAGCGGTTGTTCTTCCTTTTATACTACACTAAAGATATACAATTCCTTGCTTTTTCACCATAATTACTTGTGAAAGATTTCACATTAAAACCTTTCCATACTGACAACTTTGCATATGCACTTAACATCTCTCTTGTTTCAATGCCTAGCCTAAATCCAGCTTCATTCAAACAAGATTGAGAGCTTACTACTATTACAGAGGGTGAAAACGAATGAAGTATGATTTAGTTCTCCTGCATGCCCCCAGTGTTTATGATTTTCGCAAAAACTCTTTGCTGGCCGGCCCGATTAGTGATGTGGTGCCTTCCTCCCCTGTTTTTGAAATGTATCCAATTGGGCTGACAAGCATCGCTGATTATCTTGAGCGATATGGCCTTAAGGTAAGAATTATTAATATTGCTAACCGGATGCTCATGGATCCTAACTTCGATGTAGAAAAAAAACTGCGCGGCATCAACACACGGGCTTTCGGTATCGATCTCCATTGGCTTCCCCATGCGCATGGAAGTATTGAGCTCGCAAAAATCGTGAAAAACCTGCATCCCGAAACTCCGATTGTCTTTGGAGGCCTTTCTTCCACCTATTATCATAAAGAGCTGATCGAGTATCCGTTCATTGATTTTGTCATGCGTGGCGATTCGACCGAAAAGCTGATGCTAATGCTGATGAACAAGTTGGAATTCGGCAATACACGGTATGAGGAAATACCGAATCTCACCTGGAAAAAAGGAACCGAGGTCGGTTATAATCCGCTATCCTACGTACCAAAAGACCTTGATGAATTCGATGTGCCCGGTTACCGTTATACCATCCGTTCTGTCTTTAAATATAAAAACTTCATGGATCCGCTTCCTTATAACGGCTGGCTGCAGTATCCCAATACCGCTATCCTGACCGCAAGGGGCTGCACACAGAAATGCCTGATTTGCGGCGGCTCGAAGGAAGGCTATGACACGAATTGCAACAGAAAATCACTTGCCCTCAGGTCCCCGGCAAAGCTTGTCGAGGATATCCAGTTTATCCAACGGTTCAGCCGGGCGCCTATTTTTATCCTCCATGACATCCGCCAGGGAGGCAAAAAATATGTTGAGGAGTTTTTCAGCCGCCTGAAGGAAATCCATCTGAAAAACGAGCTCGTTTTTGAACTGTTCCAATATGCGGATGAAAAGTTCTTTAAACAGATCCATGAGGCAGTCCCGAAATACAGCATTGAGCTGACACTCGAGACACATGATGAAAGCATCCGCAGGTATAATGGCAAATTCAATTGTACGAATGAGAAAGTCATCGACTCTCTTAATTTCGCCTTGAAGCATGGCTGCAAAAAGATTGACCTGTTTTTCATGGTCGGCATCCCTGGCCAAACGTATCAAAGCGTTCTTGAAAATGTCGATTTCGCGGAAAGGATCCATCTTGAATGCAACCAAGATCCACGGCTTTACTACTTTATTGCACCTCTCGCACCATTTCTCGATCCGGCAAGTGCGGCTTTTGAAAATCCCGAACTTCATGGTTATAAAAAGCTGTGCCACACATTGGAGGATCACCGGAAAGCGATAACCCAGCCATCATGGAAACATATGTTAAGCTATGAAACTGTTGATATGACCAGGGACGACATCGTCAATTCCACCTACGAATCAGCCAGGCTATTAAATGAATTCAAGCTCAAATATGGGCTGATCGACCAGGCAGGCTATGATGATATTGAACATAAAATCGAGAAATCGATGCATTATATTGAACGAATCGACCATCTGATGACTCTGCCTGAGGCGGAGTACCAGCTTGAACTTGCGACAATAAAGCGTGAAATCGAGGAACTGAATAAACACAGCATCTGCGGCAGCAACGAACTGAAATGGGAAGTCCAGAAAAACTATGCCAATTTCTTTTCATTGGCAATGGTTGGACTTGAACAGTTATATGAAGATTATTCAATTAAATTACGCAAGCAATTCCACCCGAAAGTGCGCCACCAAGTTAAGCTTGATGTTTAAGAAAGCCGGGTCTCTGGATTCCGACGAATTTTCACCTTCCCCTATATTTACCTGGAACCCTTATAATAGGGTTCTTTTTTTGCGTTCGTAAAGCTGTTTTTCCCCTGCAAAACCACAGCCCTCTCCGCGCAAAACAAAAACTTTATTATTATTTGAAAATATTTTTTCTTTTTTGCAAGGATTATAAATCTCCACGAAGGGTAAATACACCTATCAAATTATGTCGAAAGGAGTTTTACCTTGAGCATGAAAATTGGGAAGTTTTTTACCTTTTGCTTGCTGTCTATCCTGCTAATCTCAGGCTGTGCCGAAAAGCATGAGCAGGAAGATGGCTCTAAGCTAATCCGCAAGGGGGAATTTGCTTTTGCTGCCTCGGGCGAATTCAAGCCCTTCAGTTATATGAAGGATGATCTGACAATGACCGGCTTTGATGTGGAAGTCGGCAAGGCGGTTGCCAAAGAGCTTGGCCTTAAGCCTGTCCCTAAGCGGATGAAATTTAAAGGAATTGTGGAAGGCGTGAAAACAGGGAGAGCAGATGCCGCCGTCGCCTCACATACTATTAATCCCCAACGGAGCAAACACGTCTCCTTCTCGACACCTTACTACTACTCAGGCCCGCAAATTTTCGTTCGTCCAGATAGCGGTATTAAGACCGTCGAGGATTTAAAAGGAAAAGAGGTTGCTGTGGCAAAAGGATCCACGTATGCAGATACAGCCAGTAAGTATACGTCTAACCTGAAAATGTATGACAGTGATATTACCGCCCTTAAAGCACTTAGCATCGGAAGGCACGATGCCGTCATTACCGATTTCGTCACCGGGAAAAGCGCCGCCAAGGAAGGGTTTAAAATTGAAGGACGGCAGCTGATTGAGCGCAGTGAGCAGGCAATCGTCCTCCCGCAGGATAATCCGGAGCTTTTGAAAAGAGTCAACGAGGCGCTTGAAGCACTCCGCAAGGACGGAACGCTTGAAAAAATTTCAGTTAAATTCTTCGGAGAAGATATTACGAAAAAACCGGATCAATAATCATTTTCTATTTATTTATAATCCGAATTACTACAGATAAATCCAAGCAGAAAGGAAGAAGCGAATTTGCCTAGTTTCTCTCATTTTTTCAAAACATTAATGAGCAGCAGCGATCTCTTTATGGACGCCATGCTCTTAACCTTAAAGCTGACCGTTGTATCCGTATTGGTCGGTATTGTCATCGGGCTGTTTTTCGCCCTCTTAAAGATATCAAAAGTAAAATGGCTCGGTTACATATCCGATGTGTACATTTACCTGATCAGGGGAACACCGCTGATCGTCCAGATCTTTATTTTATATTTCGGGATCAGCGGAATTTTCCTCCTGCCTGATTTTTGGGCCGCTTCTCTTGCCTTGGCGTTCCATAACGGCGCATACATCGCTGAAATCTTCCGCGGCTCGATTCAAGCTGTCGACCAGGGACAAATGGAAGCCGGCCGTTCACTCGGTATGAGCAAGAATCTTGCGATGCGGAGAATTATTTTGCCACAGGCGTTCCGCCGCGCCCTGCCGCCGCTTGGAAACCAGTTTATCATAGGTCTTAAAGATTCATCACTGGCCGCTTTCATCTCAATGAACGAACTATTTAATGTAGCAACCACTCTTGGATCGAATAACTTTGATGAAATGACCTATTTACTGATTGTAGCTGTTTACTACTTGATCCTTGTAGCCCTGCTCACATTCGTAGTCAACCGTTTCGAGAAGAGATTGGCAGTCAGTGACCGATAGGAGGAAATGTGAATGGAAACCCGCGAAATGATAAAAGTAGAAAACCTGAACAAATCGTTCGGCGATCTGCATGTATTAAAAGATATCAATTTATCTGTCTATGAAAGTGATGTTGTCTGCCTGGTCGGCGCCAGCGGATCCGGGAAAAGCACGCTTCTGCGCTGCCTGAATTTCCTCGAGAAGAAGGATAATGGCCGGATCATTTTAAATGGCCGGGAAGTCAGCCGGGAAACGCATAATATTAACGAGGTGCGCCAGCATGTCGGCATGGTCTTCCAGCACTTCAACCTGTTTCCGCACATGACGGTGCTTGAAAATATTATTGAAGCCCCTGTCCATGTAAAGAAGGTATCAAAAGAAGAGGCGACGAACGATGCGATGGAGCTTTTGCGTAAAGTCGGCCTTGAGGATAAAGCAGACGTTTATCCAAGCAAGCTTTCGGGCGGGCAAAAACAACGCGTCGCCATCGCGAGGGCTCTTGCGATGAAGCCGGAAGTTATGCTGTTTGACGAGCCGACCTCGGCCCTTGACCCTGAACTCGTCGGGGAAGTTCTCCAGACCATGAAAGAACTCGCCGATGAAGGAATGACAATGGTTGTGGTCACCCATGAAATGGGATTCGCGAAAGAAGTTGCCGACTGGATGGTCT is a genomic window containing:
- a CDS encoding GAF domain-containing sensor histidine kinase, giving the protein MAAKGWLNRKEMVARYLMMAISLAGGLLLLYALFGMEPPNEPLILILLVIFLCVIEFYPMPVWRGFTTISFPLVYAIFVMHGVEYAVWSYAFAVFGVNVVRRRPVRIIFFNPAQLVISFYGAVWLSGKMMDLTILDSQSAVVGGLLHITAAIIVFYFINNLLVDLILVVRPQPYTIMMWRQKTLQEGNSLLVSYVYLVLFVVLGNQNRGEIDVITFFFFFAPLVGFALLSSIIVRLRKEKAKLKALFRISSELNKKIASEDWLGFLGKNLPEFIDVDACILWTKQNGKWERRYSAGLVNEETELDNTQAAALESVRHMVIYHNSRKQAGPATGFFLSEIRTKMYAPLMLEDELLGLFVFGRSRTKSFTEDDIQSAVTLANQLAVLLKTKWLFSEEEKRLILEERNRIARDIHDGVAQTLAGAVLNLETAERKFLKAPDDSLKLVHESTDKLRKSLREVRESIYALRPYPTERVGLLTAIQSRIEAVRKEHEVEIVLERRGAEFELSSMTEKVIFDIFQESVQNALKHAKAVKIEIMLSFQRENVFLKIKDNGIGFSLFQAMIKARNEPHFGILHMNEAAEKIKASLQIDSKEGNGTEITLTVPRMGIEGGEVNDQADAGR
- a CDS encoding transporter substrate-binding domain-containing protein translates to MKIGKFFTFCLLSILLISGCAEKHEQEDGSKLIRKGEFAFAASGEFKPFSYMKDDLTMTGFDVEVGKAVAKELGLKPVPKRMKFKGIVEGVKTGRADAAVASHTINPQRSKHVSFSTPYYYSGPQIFVRPDSGIKTVEDLKGKEVAVAKGSTYADTASKYTSNLKMYDSDITALKALSIGRHDAVITDFVTGKSAAKEGFKIEGRQLIERSEQAIVLPQDNPELLKRVNEALEALRKDGTLEKISVKFFGEDITKKPDQ
- a CDS encoding TIGR04190 family B12-binding domain/radical SAM domain protein, whose protein sequence is MKYDLVLLHAPSVYDFRKNSLLAGPISDVVPSSPVFEMYPIGLTSIADYLERYGLKVRIINIANRMLMDPNFDVEKKLRGINTRAFGIDLHWLPHAHGSIELAKIVKNLHPETPIVFGGLSSTYYHKELIEYPFIDFVMRGDSTEKLMLMLMNKLEFGNTRYEEIPNLTWKKGTEVGYNPLSYVPKDLDEFDVPGYRYTIRSVFKYKNFMDPLPYNGWLQYPNTAILTARGCTQKCLICGGSKEGYDTNCNRKSLALRSPAKLVEDIQFIQRFSRAPIFILHDIRQGGKKYVEEFFSRLKEIHLKNELVFELFQYADEKFFKQIHEAVPKYSIELTLETHDESIRRYNGKFNCTNEKVIDSLNFALKHGCKKIDLFFMVGIPGQTYQSVLENVDFAERIHLECNQDPRLYYFIAPLAPFLDPASAAFENPELHGYKKLCHTLEDHRKAITQPSWKHMLSYETVDMTRDDIVNSTYESARLLNEFKLKYGLIDQAGYDDIEHKIEKSMHYIERIDHLMTLPEAEYQLELATIKREIEELNKHSICGSNELKWEVQKNYANFFSLAMVGLEQLYEDYSIKLRKQFHPKVRHQVKLDV
- a CDS encoding amino acid ABC transporter permease; translated protein: MPSFSHFFKTLMSSSDLFMDAMLLTLKLTVVSVLVGIVIGLFFALLKISKVKWLGYISDVYIYLIRGTPLIVQIFILYFGISGIFLLPDFWAASLALAFHNGAYIAEIFRGSIQAVDQGQMEAGRSLGMSKNLAMRRIILPQAFRRALPPLGNQFIIGLKDSSLAAFISMNELFNVATTLGSNNFDEMTYLLIVAVYYLILVALLTFVVNRFEKRLAVSDR
- a CDS encoding S8 family serine peptidase, which translates into the protein MKKASIFLSLLMIFSIFIQSVQLAGPERASAAGTAVIEPGMLAKLASATEPQQVIVTFKENAGGQPKILSVLKESGLVKGVVLNELPIAGVLATKAQIEKLAQNENVLSIYPNKKLKYENKEATELTGVDRLRTEPSFTKLNGGMPVDGSGIGVVINDSGVDGTHKDIEFGGHLVQNVLGATNLNALSELLPVTWVENVPNTDTSSGHGTHVAGIVGGTGAMSKGDYEGVAPGAKLIGYGSGAAVAMLDTLGGFDYALTHQAEYNIRVITNSWGDTGDAGTDFDPFDPINIATKKLYDRGIVTVFSAGNSGPGDSTISGNYKKAPWVITIAAGTKQGQLADFSSRGVKGKGGTVTVGSETWKWEDRPTVTSPGETIISTRVISPIAALGATDDVNLIPPAYLPYYTTMSGTSMAAPHVAGIVALVLDANPSLSPLEVKKIIEQTATNMPGYEPWEVGSGYVNAYAAVDAALNGTEYGSVLNMNRAFNSNAQMTVNSNKATIDFSPMNLKNEVSFAVGSGQTELVARMNAYGLLGQTGNPVNLVLTAPDGTRYTSGISVLFTLYPDRTVQVMNPVPGTWKASIEGLQGLLALPEKVDVELVTKTAGSFSGLNDITGHPAESAIKLAVSDRLIDGKSTKNFDPDAALKRSELANYLVMGAGVRQQLPLNGTSSVSDVKAADRLYVEAVLGKGAALKNVTQNQKGVMLPSAAGKFSPDEKVTRAQLAYSLVQALGLEDKANELKGQELTVQYNGTRVPIQDAANVPAELRGHVQLALDLNILNAYFSTVQDRYALKPTITAKFEPGKTVTRADYAVAITRYFASWHPAAE
- a CDS encoding response regulator, whose product is MIKLMLVDDHAVLRDGLKNILDLESDIKVVGEAVSGSDALAKVPELMPDVILMDINIPDKNGIEVTGILKKDFPSIKILMLTMFDHDEYFMSAIREGADGYLLKDAPSEHVIEAIRSVARGQSVIAPSMTKKFLNFNQQAPEPPKEKKDELLTEREREVLLCLVQGMNNKEIAQELFISDKTVKIHVSKIFKKLDVKSRSQVVIYAVQNQLVPLP
- a CDS encoding amino acid ABC transporter ATP-binding protein, yielding METREMIKVENLNKSFGDLHVLKDINLSVYESDVVCLVGASGSGKSTLLRCLNFLEKKDNGRIILNGREVSRETHNINEVRQHVGMVFQHFNLFPHMTVLENIIEAPVHVKKVSKEEATNDAMELLRKVGLEDKADVYPSKLSGGQKQRVAIARALAMKPEVMLFDEPTSALDPELVGEVLQTMKELADEGMTMVVVTHEMGFAKEVADWMVYMNEGMVVEIGHPEEFFDNPKEERTREFLSSTVLK